GCTAGCTTCTTTATCCCAAATGAATACCGGAAAACTTTTAGATCTCCTTCAAGCTGAAGTACGAAAAATCATTAGggattaagaaaaataatgtagTCGGAATGgctgtagtatttattattattattattattattattattattatcatcatcatcatcatcatcatcaccatcacttaCTATCTATTCAGAGGCTAGTGTCTATGTTCACTTTCCTTGTGAAAAGTTTGGCAGGATAAAAAATCCTACGCAGTAAAACCTATGAAAAAGACCATATGATTCTTTGTATTTAACTGCAGTGTCTTTATACAATTAAACTTGCTACAGCATTCTAGAATCTTGACTTTTCCACAGGCTTATAATGCAACGATTAAAATTTTATTGCTTAAAGCTACTTTGCAGCGATGGTGTATTAATATAGCATTATTGTAATGAGTACAAATATTTTAAAGATTGTGTTGATAGTGATAAGGATTCTTGTCTTCCAGCACCGAGATTTGAACATTGGTGGCGCCGTTGACATTCTAGTTGGGCTTGTGGAGGCTCTTCTGTTTCTTCACGCTCATGGCTGGCTCCACTCTGCTCTCTCCTCCCATTCCCTTCATTTGATATCGACAAGTCATGCCAAACTTGGGGCGTTCGAATTTGCCATGGAAATGCACGGAAAGGTAAGAGGTGAAAGTTTGGTACCAGTGAGTCAACAGAGATGAAGGGAACTGTTTATTTTTCCATAGGATAAAAaagaacaacttttttttttgtttcatgaaatatttctagaATTATAAAGATCAGATACAACCAAATACTGTGCTAGTGATGATAATATACATTTCATGTTTATGTGAATACCAATATATTTAAGAATTTGAGagaaattttttgtatttttatttgggAAAGAAGGtacattacttgaaaaaaaaatccatccatAGACTTATTactaattttgcttttattttataaGTGACTTAGCTAAGCAGGCATTTGTTCAGTGTTTGATTAAGAATAAAGGAAGAATTAAAATGCTTTGTTTATGTGAATTGTATAAGAGTTTTCATCTCTTTTTAACAGGGCTGCAGTATGAAAGCACCTCAACTTACAAGAGCTGCCTGGTTACATCCATGGCAAGCCCCTGAAACTCTCAGCGAACAGATGGTGTCAGTTCGCTCTGAAATCTATTCTTTTACTGCCATTATGTGGGAAATTTGGTCTGgtaagaatgttaaaaaaaattattttgattgatttaagATAACTTATCTCTATAAATATgtctataaaatgaaaaatatatttcatagaaaTATATTGTAGCCCCTTTTATAACGAGTCATTTGTTATGCCCAATtctaattttatgatttttatgttgCTACTTGGaattcataaatttcttttataaaactacAGTGCTCCGAAATTTTGACATAGCATCTTGGCTCTAAGGGTATCTCATAGAGACATAGCACAGAAATTTCTaggatatatatagacatacgtatGACAAAAGACAAACTAGTTTATGACAAACTAGTTGTAATTTGTCATACAATCTATTGTACTGACAAAAAATACATTGAACAGGTATGCCTCCTTGGTGTGGTGTTGAAGAAGCAGAATTGAAGAGAAAAGTGGGTAGTGGTGAAACTTTGCCTCCTGTGGGTGGAGAGCCCCAGTCATTGGTCACTTACCTGACAGAATATGGACTGAAATGGAATTCCCATGAAAGAGAACTTGATCTTCAAGAAATACATACCATGTTGAGGTCTCTAAGGGTAGGTGAACATCTACCGGTGACTACTGCAGTGATTATATACTTCCAGCCTTTATTTGAATGTCAATTGCTTATTACATTATGATATTGTCTTATAATAAGATCATTAGTGTAATATATTTGACATATTTCTGTTATCAGCTTGTTATGAAATTCAATACAAAGGCGAGATTTTCTTTCtcactcaaaatattttttctttcccttcGCAGATCCAGTCCAATGAAGAAGACCGCGTACCTGCAATTCCTGCATGGGGTCCACCTTCCATCCCTAACACTCCAGTCATTGGGAGGCACGCATCTCAGACCTCATCCCCATCTCATAGCAACACAGCACCTGGCATGATCACTGAAAGGAGAAAGAGTGAGCCTCTTTATCGTCGAGATAGTTCTGGATCAACTTCAAGCTCATATAATGACTATGCCAACAGAAATCTGCAAACAAAGCCAAAACGGAAGGATAATATTGCCACACAAATGACGGTGGCCGGTGAAGTTCATCATCACAAATCGTTGACTTCGGAAGAACATCATCCAACTACCAGTCACAATCCTCAAAAGAATTCGAATTACCTTGCAGATGGTAGGGGTGATAAAGGCATTAAAGGAATACATAGTGCAGTTGAGAAGGCTAGGGGAAAGACTGCTAGTATTGACAGTGGATTTTCTACACCTTGTACAAGAACGCCCAGTCCTATCATAGATACCATGACGAGTGCCAAGTGAGTTTTGATTCCTTGTACATTTTTTCTTATGAGCCTTATTTACTATGGTACAGTGAAGCCAAAATTTATTTCAGAGACACCTTTCGCATGAGAAGTTAACCTACAGATATCTGTATTTAATTCTTGCAACTTTTGTCTCAAAAATAAAAGCCAACAACTCAGGACTAGGTACAGTTTTCCCTTATGTAAGTAAGAGGACACTTCAAATCCCTGTGTAAGTATGGAAATTTTTTACTAAAGTTGACTTATTGTGTGTAGGTGGTTGAAGATTTCAATATTTCCAGTGATACAAAATTTGTGTAAATCCTGCTACAGAAATGTAATATGGGTAaacatattttatcatatttccaaGTTAGTATGCTACCCCTAGATTGCAGATGCAATGACAAATGAATTTACCCATTAATTGTGCACCACTACACTTCAAGTTAGGAGTACAGTATTTTATATAATCATGTCAGTATGTACTGAAGCTCTTAATCAGAAAGGGGGAACGAGAGGGCAGAAAGGGTCTTATGAAAAGTGAAACATGAGCACAGTATTCATGTTTTATTAACACAGGTAAGTTCATAATGTATTAATAGTACCCCTCTATATACGGTGTTATCGCATATATTTCAAGTCCTTTCAAGATGCAAGTATGGATACAATACTTTGATCCCATAATATGAAGATAGATATAAATTTACAGCAGTACCCTCTTATATAAATTTAATGTAAATACATATGACTGATTCACTTTTCTTCTCTTTGAAGACTCAGGGAATTAATAAGGTAAGCTTATTGGGTTTaggaaataatcataataaataactcTAATAATAGCAAGGATAAATTCCCCAATCATGTTCTTgtatttcatttcctctctctaCTCAAACAGACAATTGACTGACTTTTGGCGTATTTGCATCCCACCCAGCTTAATCTCAACACTGCCGTATCTGTAGTTCTTAAACGTGACCTATCATGACTAATTGACATCTATTTTGTATCCGAGAAATACACTATGTGAGAATGTTAACATCATACCTAATTATGATGGGAATCTTTGAAAAATGCCAGAAAAGTATCTAAAAAGAGAAAGAAGTCATGGGAGATCAATTCATGAGCCTTGTGTGTGAAAGTGAAACTATTATAGTTCCTTGGTTTACTGAACTTGCATGTTAGATATTAAGAATAAGACTTAAGTTACTGAATTCATATTTTATACTGTAGGTCAATGTTATGTATGCTAAGGTATTTTATGTCTggtattacatttatatatatatatatatatgatatatatatatatatatatatatatatatatatatatatatatatatgtgtgtataaatatatgtatgtatgtatgtaagtatgtatgtatgtatatatatagtatgtatatataccggtatatatgtatatatatataacactatatatatatatatatatatatatatatatatatatatatatatatatatatacatatatatatatatatacacacacacatatatatatatatatatatacatatatatatatgtatatatatatatatatatatatatatatatatatatatatatatattcaaataagccatatatattttttgatacattaatgtctggattctcttaacgacctcgggatcacagccccaggcgaaatcacacaaagacaagagcttggctccggccgggaatcgaaccctggtcggcaagcctgtatagacagtgactaagccacttggccactccttcttcgtggccaagtggcttagtcactgtctatacaggcttgccgaccagggttcgattcccggccggagccaagctcttgtctttgtgtgatttcgcctggggctgtgatcccgaggtcgttaagagaatccagacattaatgtatcaaaaaatatatatggcttatttgaatatgaaaaacacgtaaaatgtgcaaaatttatcatatatatatatatatatatatatatatatatatgtttatatatgtgtgtgtatatatatgtagatatatatgtgtatatatatatatatatatatatatatatatatatatatatatatatatatatatatatatatatgaaatagttttCAAATGCTAGAAGAGTTGGCAATTTTCTTTCAATGCTGAATATTTGATAAAAGTAATTTGTCCGACTGCCAATTCCTTGCTGTTTTATTTTTGTTGTCATCTTCCAAGTAAGCATGGAGCCTGAAATCATTCATTTTATAATCTCCCTGCTGTTCTGACTTGTATATTGCTGTATTAGAATTGGTAATGTAAATGTTTAGTGATACTTGTACTGTACTTTCATTTGCTATTGCTGAGGAATTAGTCTAAAACTTTCTGTTTTCGGATGCTTATTTTTCTGTATACCTTAATAGTTTCTATTATTCTAATCATTCATTGTTCACAAATATTCATCTGAAACAAGCCAATAGGTAATTATCTTTCTGTTAAAGCTTCTGTACAATAGAAtcacctttatgaaaaaaaaatagaaaaatttaaacaaGTGTACAGTATagtaaaatagagaaaataataggTATCATAAGAATGTAAATCAATATTACACTAAAAATAGAACAGGAAAATGGGAAAAGGGGTGTTAACCAAATTAGAACATTTGTGCCTTCTTTTTCAGAATGAACTCATCCTTTATCACTTCAACCCCATCTCGACCACCTACTACATCTGTACTACGTGTCGATCTCCAACCTGATCTCTTGCCAAACAAAGTCAGTGTTAAAGCACTTACCAATAGCCAGACACCTGACATTCTTTCTCGTGGGCCAGTAGAGTATCACAGAAGTAGAAGTCGAGACAGTCTTGGAACAGAAAGAGGTGCGGGAGCTCTCCATACTGGCATCCATGCCATTGTACCTGTCACAGACTCAGATAATGACCAGTCTCACATCAGTTCACCATCAGATGAAGAGCAAGCTACTACCTTTGGATACATTTCCAATGCAGCCAAGAGGGCATTTCTGATGGACAGTGATGCTGGAGAAGAAATGTCAGCAGCACCAGAAAGGCCTTCGAGTGCTTCGAGACTTGAAAGAAATGAATTGCAAACTAAAGCTTCCAACAGTCTTAGAACCTCGGAGGTAGTGCGCAAAGGTTTGAGTATGACAAACATCAACTGTCCATCATTTGCCTCAAATACAAGTGTTACTAGAACCACATCGCACATATCTTTAACTAGCGCTTCTTCTTCCTCAACAAGTAGTGATATTATTGGGCGACGACCAGTGCGCACTGTCAGTCAAATCACCTTAACGTTAAGAAAATTGTCACAAGTCTCAGATTCCTCCTCAAGTAAAGATGACCTTGATGATCCTCAAATAGACCAACAAAGTCGAACTCGAAGGTCACGCTCTGTGCCAAAGAGTCCAGTACAAACTGTCAGGTATTCCTCATATAATTTTCATACTCTTGTATTCATCCTTTAGAGTCATCTCTTTGAAAATATGAATTCAGTAACCAAAGTCCATATAACTTACTAGTTAGTTTGCAAATTTATTGATATACAAAATAGGAACAGTAAATTAATGTGTACAAGTTTTAATTCCTTTGGTTTTGAGAAATTCACCACATTCTAGATATTGTATAAAGATTCAGAAAGGTAGTTTTAACTTTCTAAAGTATTTTTTAAGGAATATttttccattgatatttctgatTCTCACAAACCTAATTTTATTCATCATAGCAGTTAGATATTGCTGTATCAACTCTTACATTTTTTATGTAATGTCTCTGCAGTTCCAGAAATAACCGTAAGGAAAGTGTCGGAAGGGGATGGGATGAAATTACAGGCATTAAACCAGCAAGTCACCAGCTGACACGCCATTCCTCATCTTGCTCTTTGGCAAGTGGTCCCTCCAGCCCTGTTCATCACGGTGCTGGTTCCTCTAATACATGGTCACCTTCCAGGTGTCTTTCGAGGGCAGGGCAGAAAATTAGGGCATCTTCTAATCACAATTCACCCATCCATTCCCCTAGAGAATCAAGCACAAAAGTAAGTTGTAGATGGAATCTCGtacatttgtcattttttttcttattaacctAATAGAACTCAGCTTATCAGGATTCTTTATGCATCAGTTTCTTTATTATGTTGGTCATTGTCAAACTACTATTTCAGGCATGATGCATTTACCTGATAAATCTCTTAAATTTGAATTGTAAATGTACAGTGTGCTTTAATTTAATCTAGAACTTATGTGGGGTTTCTTTGACCTGTGGGATATCCTGAATGCCCAAGTGTAGGTTGCTATGCataagatatttattatttttcagacTATGTATCAGAAAGCCATATCTTAAAGCATCTGGTAATTTATGGTGTTACTTATAAAGCTGTGTAAGATATCCAGTACAGTGCTCAAATGTGTTTATTTAGACTATTAAGTTGAATTCTATTCATCAGATGTGGCATTGTGTTACACATCACCTTACCGCTTCAAAGTTCAAGTGGAGGAATTTATGGTATCCGAAGTAGTTCCCTTCTTGAAAGTAATGTTGATAGAACAGACACTGATGACTTCATCATAATCTTGTTACATAGTTTATTGGACAATAGAAAAATTAACAGCATTTAAGAATCATGAAAATACCTTTAGAAAAATGATTCCATAGAGTCATCTCACTAAGAAAGATAGTAACACAATATATACTTGTAATTCTCTTGTATACATTTTGCATATATTCATACAATAATTAAGTTTTCACAGATCCTTTAAGCTTTTATATAAAAGTTAAGGTTTTTAGTTTAAATGCAGTTGTTGAATTACTCTGTTTTAGTGTCCAATAAGGAATTTCCATCTATAGTAGTTAATCTTTTGGGTATACTGATTATTTTTTTCAAGACATGGTAATCATAAATTATTTATAAGTTTTGTTTTGATGTCCAAGGGATTTTAACAATAAATGTTTGACTCTTTCGTTTTTGTGCTATTATTTGTAATGTATTTTAAAAACACGTTATAGATGTGTTGGAATAAATAGCATACCTGGAGTTTTAAAACCATAATTGAGGGTTGAATTTATATGGGAAATTTGAATATGTAAGCGAAGTTGAAACTTATAAGCAGAGCATTTTTAACCATCCATAGTTATTTGTCTCCAGGGAAATTATTATAATGATGTATCATAACTGCTACTTTTATTGGCAGACTGCAGTTGGACGCCGATGGAACAGCGTTAGTGGTACTCCTGGAGGTCTAGGGGATACTGCAATCAAAATTCAGACCAGACGTCATTCGGAAGGTCAAAGAGCAAGAACACGTAAAGGACGACGTCGGCAGGAAGTAGAGGTTAGGAATGCAAAGTTTAGCTTTTAGATATCAAGtggaataattttgaataaatgaGGTAAATGTAGTATAGTTTGCTTTTGTTATGAATTTATGTAAAAGCAGTTTTGtatattgttagtttatttatttattttctgtgagCAACTCCACATAAAAACTACTTTACAGATTTTAACAAACTTGGTAATCATATTGGGTATTACCCAAGGATGATTCTGAAACATTTGGGATAAAGTACACTAGCGACAAATACGCAACAGTACTTCGTAAATTATCgcaatattaagtatatatatattatatatataccaaggcacttcccccaatggcaaatattttgtcagtttattttttttgaacaacattatgcaaaaaactacagaaccaatttcagtgacacttagtggacatgtggggtatgatccaaggacacatccattagattttgaagaaaatacatcaaagtacgcATTAGAGTTAAGATCAAAATGAGACTGCTCGGCATGGCAAAGGAatgatgctctctactgagtacccttctAGTTTTAATTTTTGTTCTTAAGGCTTGGATTGAAAAGTATTAGGTTGACTGTGCCTTTGCTTTCTGTACTCACGTTATTTAACTGGTGTACTTTCAGGTCGAGGAGGAGTTCTTTGATGACGAGTTCAATGCTCTCCTGTTCCAACAGCCCCACATGCAACTATCAGTAGGCTCCTCAGAGAATCTTCTGGATAGTAGAGCACCGCACTCCATGCTAGCAGATGGCTCAGGTAACTAACCTCATATTACAATATGAATGTACTTCATGTACTTTCTAATTAATGCTATTATAGTGCTAAAATGTAGGGAGTACTATGTAAAGTGTTGGTAATCAGAGTAGCATAGGCCAAAAACCCTAGGACATTGAAAAAATATTGTAGTGTATTTTGTATCAATTAAACCTATCTTTTAAAACTTAGCTGTAATAAAGATTATGGAAAATGAGAATTAAGAGTAAGGTTAGGTGATATGCAGTACTGAATAATAATTCCGTTTTGAATACACTAGGTTAAAACATCAGAAGACCAGttgaaataaaattacaatttgaacataagaaaataaaaagctaAGACAAACACTGCTTCTGCATAAAAACATAAAATGCTAAGAAATAGGAAGTTTATTTTAGGGTCCATGTTACTGAATATTTAATATTATGGTTAGtaaaaaaagaatgaattattataatttttcattgataaaacataattttcatttTACTGTCAGTGTCGAGATAGGGAAAACCTATTAAGTGCGAAAACGCAGGCAAGGTTCATCTCACTAGTTGTATATTTTGCATTTGTTAATCTACAACAGAATAGGATATATTACATTTAGTGTTGCTGGTCATATATACACTATTGATGTAAGGAAATGCCAAAAGGTAGTGTTATCAATGTTTTAATTTTCCTAACTCTCAAATTATTTGTTATGCACTTAGATGGGTAAATGGTCAATCTCCATTTTCTTAGAGTAGTAGTTATAGTGCATTGTAGACATAGTCCTTAAAAGTTGCCAGAAATTTCAATCTAATATCATAGTAGTGCTGTACTGCACTGGAGTTAGAGTAAGTGAACAATTGTTATAAAAACTGCACTATCCTTTACTTTGGTAAAACTGTTGAACAATTAAAGTAGTGAAATTAGAAGTTCGTTACCAGGGTACTGTTAGATTAATCTAAATTGTTCCAATAGTGCTATAAAAATCTATACATAACCTATAGCTAGCTGTACTGCACTGTGcctttttatttttcctctgtCCTTACAACTCTATTTGTCATTGCCCCTACATGCTTATCCAGATGAGGATTAAATGGTaagcttcctttttttttgttgTAACAAAGACCTCCAtgatcttttctttcttctttataggaaatatttggtttattctctaaaagaGTTGGATGGCAATGCTGAAGATCATCACTCGCAATTGGTAAAACAGTTGTAATATACAATACAGTTACCCTGCTTTTACCCATCGTTTTGATTCTTAATGTACTAATCATGAAAATATGGTCAGACTGTACTAATTACTTGTCACTTAACATGAATGATATAAAGACgttttata
The nucleotide sequence above comes from Palaemon carinicauda isolate YSFRI2023 chromosome 2, ASM3689809v2, whole genome shotgun sequence. Encoded proteins:
- the LOC137627267 gene encoding uncharacterized protein isoform X3, whose translation is MLPSPMRALRRAAPTPKEKSPDELHLAVLTGRTKRIKHLLRKGVHIESVNSHGQTPLFCAAFGGDNEVVSLLLKLGANPNRRCGSNGATPVHGAAYRGSRRVLRLLVEAGGDLTLEDNVEQTPREYALKQPSPIRRQKILHFLDLLLAMTLHRSLARTATIPHGTLTHPASKSTLSLKREGSIASIWGACVTDSGAISPRSPTYPNVPPSNLHKAVSCHLLDQMYVSTSLPLLNPADLKRPELTGVAYTCGGPTVYSPYTWLGTNVTVRRPTPALSLPRENVQKGEDKSSPDAGACKALVQELSILRRLRHPAFLEVMAACHVSSPQPDHITLVFQHVPYGSLYHHLHVQHRDLNIGGAVDILVGLVEALLFLHAHGWLHSALSSHSLHLISTSHAKLGAFEFAMEMHGKGCSMKAPQLTRAAWLHPWQAPETLSEQMVSVRSEIYSFTAIMWEIWSGMPPWCGVEEAELKRKVGSGETLPPVGGEPQSLVTYLTEYGLKWNSHERELDLQEIHTMLRSLRIQSNEEDRVPAIPAWGPPSIPNTPVIGRHASQTSSPSHSNTAPGMITERRKSEPLYRRDSSGSTSSSYNDYANRNLQTKPKRKDNIATQMTVAGEVHHHKSLTSEEHHPTTSHNPQKNSNYLADGRGDKGIKGIHSAVEKARGKTASIDSGFSTPCTRTPSPIIDTMTSAKMNSSFITSTPSRPPTTSVLRVDLQPDLLPNKVSVKALTNSQTPDILSRGPVEYHRSRSRDSLGTERGAGALHTGIHAIVPVTDSDNDQSHISSPSDEEQATTFGYISNAAKRAFLMDSDAGEEMSAAPERPSSASRLERNELQTKASNSLRTSEVVRKGLSMTNINCPSFASNTSVTRTTSHISLTSASSSSTSSDIIGRRPVRTVSQITLTLRKLSQVSDSSSSKDDLDDPQIDQQSRTRRSRSVPKSPVQTVSSRNNRKESVGRGWDEITGIKPASHQLTRHSSSCSLASGPSSPVHHGAGSSNTWSPSRCLSRAGQKIRASSNHNSPIHSPRESSTKTAVGRRWNSVSGTPGGLGDTAIKIQTRRHSEGQRARTRKGRRRQEVEVEEEFFDDEFNALLFQQPHMQLSVGSSENLLDSRAPHSMLADGSDED
- the LOC137627267 gene encoding inactive serine/threonine-protein kinase TEX14-like isoform X5 gives rise to the protein MLPSPMRALRRAAPTPKEKSPDELHLAVLTGRTKRIKHLLRKGVHIESVNSHGQTPLFCAAFGGDNEVVSLLLKLGANPNRRCGSNGATPVHGAAYRGSRRVLRLLVEAGGDLTLEDNVEQTPREYALKQPSPIRRQKILHFLDLLLAMTLHRSLARTATIPHGTLTHPASKSTLSLKREGSIASIWGACVTDSGAISPRSPTYPNVPPSNLHKAVSCHLLDQMYVSTSLPLLNPADLKRPELTGVAYTCGGPTVYSPYTWLGTNVTVRRPTPALSLPRENVQKGEDKSSPDAGACKALVQELSILRRLRHPAFLEVMAACHVSSPQPDHITLVFQHVPYGSLYHHLHVQHRDLNIGGAVDILVGLVEALLFLHAHGWLHSALSSHSLHLISTSHAKLGAFEFAMEMHGKGCSMKAPQLTRAAWLHPWQAPETLSEQMVSVRSEIYSFTAIMWEIWSGMPPWCGVEEAELKRKVGSGETLPPVGGEPQSLVTYLTEYGLKWNSHERELDLQEIHTMLRSLRIQSNEEDRVPAIPAWGPPSIPNTPVIGRHASQTSSPSHSNTAPGMITERRKSEPLYRRDSSGSTSSSYNDYANRNLQTKPKRKDNIATQMTVAGEVHHHKSLTSEEHHPTTSHNPQKNSNYLADGRGDKGIKGIHSAVEKARGKTASIDSGFSTPCTRTPSPIIDTMTSANSRNNRKESVGRGWDEITGIKPASHQLTRHSSSCSLASGPSSPVHHGAGSSNTWSPSRCLSRAGQKIRASSNHNSPIHSPRESSTKTAVGRRWNSVSGTPGGLGDTAIKIQTRRHSEGQRARTRKGRRRQEVEVEEEFFDDEFNALLFQQPHMQLSVGSSENLLDSRAPHSMLADGSASPVSLGFSSFSPSLTSSEDEGDEAEPEEGASKVAAGRARWRLGAVAEDGNSEEENENKQKADKKNVKNVEKLPVASEGEVTSDVDDAFSGPWRVKDFNKEYEPLKSVQLLKNLEKNLSTYLPTYSIGSDTESGEP
- the LOC137627267 gene encoding uncharacterized protein isoform X1 encodes the protein MLPSPMRALRRAAPTPKEKSPDELHLAVLTGRTKRIKHLLRKGVHIESVNSHGQTPLFCAAFGGDNEVVSLLLKLGANPNRRCGSNGATPVHGAAYRGSRRVLRLLVEAGGDLTLEDNVEQTPREYALKQPSPIRRQKILHFLDLLLAMTLHRSLARTATIPHGTLTHPASKSTLSLKREGSIASIWGACVTDSGAISPRSPTYPNVPPSNLHKAVSCHLLDQMYVSTSLPLLNPADLKRPELTGVAYTCGGPTVYSPYTWLGTNVTVRRPTPALSLPRENVQKGEDKSSPDAGACKALVQELSILRRLRHPAFLEVMAACHVSSPQPDHITLVFQHVPYGSLYHHLHVQHRDLNIGGAVDILVGLVEALLFLHAHGWLHSALSSHSLHLISTSHAKLGAFEFAMEMHGKGCSMKAPQLTRAAWLHPWQAPETLSEQMVSVRSEIYSFTAIMWEIWSGMPPWCGVEEAELKRKVGSGETLPPVGGEPQSLVTYLTEYGLKWNSHERELDLQEIHTMLRSLRIQSNEEDRVPAIPAWGPPSIPNTPVIGRHASQTSSPSHSNTAPGMITERRKSEPLYRRDSSGSTSSSYNDYANRNLQTKPKRKDNIATQMTVAGEVHHHKSLTSEEHHPTTSHNPQKNSNYLADGRGDKGIKGIHSAVEKARGKTASIDSGFSTPCTRTPSPIIDTMTSAKMNSSFITSTPSRPPTTSVLRVDLQPDLLPNKVSVKALTNSQTPDILSRGPVEYHRSRSRDSLGTERGAGALHTGIHAIVPVTDSDNDQSHISSPSDEEQATTFGYISNAAKRAFLMDSDAGEEMSAAPERPSSASRLERNELQTKASNSLRTSEVVRKGLSMTNINCPSFASNTSVTRTTSHISLTSASSSSTSSDIIGRRPVRTVSQITLTLRKLSQVSDSSSSKDDLDDPQIDQQSRTRRSRSVPKSPVQTVSSRNNRKESVGRGWDEITGIKPASHQLTRHSSSCSLASGPSSPVHHGAGSSNTWSPSRCLSRAGQKIRASSNHNSPIHSPRESSTKTAVGRRWNSVSGTPGGLGDTAIKIQTRRHSEGQRARTRKGRRRQEVEVEEEFFDDEFNALLFQQPHMQLSVGSSENLLDSRAPHSMLADGSASPVSLGFSSFSPSLTSSEDEGDEAEPEEGASKVAAGRARWRLGAVAEDGNSEEENENKQKADKKNVKNVEKLPVASEGEVTSDVDDAFSGPWRVKDFNKEYEPLKSVQLLKNLEKNLSTYLPTYSIGSDTESGEP
- the LOC137627267 gene encoding uncharacterized protein isoform X2; translation: MLPSPMRALRRAAPTPKEKSPDELHLAVLTGRTKRIKHLLRKGVHIESVNSHGQTPLFCAAFGGDNEVVSLLLKLGANPNRRCGSNGATPVHGAAYRGSRRVLRLLVEAGGDLTLEDNVEQTPREYALKQPSPIRRQKILHFLDLLLAMTLHRSLARTATIPHGTLTHPASKSTLSLKREGSIASIWGACVTDSGAISPRSPTYPNVPPSNLHKAVSCHLLDQMYVSTSLPLLNPADLKRPELTGVAYTCGGPTVYSPYTWLGTNVTVRRPTPALSLPRENVQKGEDKSSPDAGACKALVQELSILRRLRHPAFLEVMAACHVSSPQPDHITLVFQHVPYGSLYHHLHVQHRDLNIGGAVDILVGLVEALLFLHAHGWLHSALSSHSLHLISTSHAKLGAFEFAMEMHGKGCSMKAPQLTRAAWLHPWQAPETLSEQMVSVRSEIYSFTAIMWEIWSGMPPWCGVEEAELKRKVGSGETLPPVGGEPQSLVTYLTEYGLKWNSHERELDLQEIHTMLRSLRIQSNEEDRVPAIPAWGPPSIPNTPVIGRHASQTSSPSHSNTAPGMITERRKSEPLYRRDSSGSTSSSYNDYANRNLQTKPKRKDNIATQMTVAGEVHHHKSLTSEEHHPTTSHNPQKNSNYLADGRGDKGIKGIHSAVEKARGKTASIDSGFSTPCTRTPSPIIDTMTSAKMNSSFITSTPSRPPTTSVLRVDLQPDLLPNKVSVKALTNSQTPDILSRGPVEYHRSRSRDSLGTERGAGALHTGIHAIVPVTDSDNDQSHISSPSDEEQATTFGYISNAAKRAFLMDSDAGEEMSAAPERPSSASRLERNELQTKASNSLRTSEVVRKGLSMTNINCPSFASNTSVTRTTSHISLTSASSSSTSSDIIGRRPVRTVSQITLTLRKLSQVSDSSSSKDDLDDPQIDQQSRTRRSRSVPKSPVQTVSSRNNRKESVGRGWDEITGIKPASHQLTRHSSSCSLASGPSSPVHHGAGSSNTWSPSRCLSRAGQKIRASSNHNSPIHSPRESSTKTAVGRRWNSVSGTPGGLGDTAIKIQTRRHSEGQRARTRKGRRRQEVEVEEEFFDDEFNALLFQQPHMQLSVGSSENLLDSRAPHSMLADGSGNIWFIL